A window of Candidatus Obscuribacterales bacterium genomic DNA:
GGCCCGCCCAACACATTCGGTGAGGTGCTCATCCAGAATGATGCGTGCCACACGGTCTAATGCACCACGAATGGCGGCAATTTGCACCAGCACATCTGGACAGGGTCGCCCCTCCTGCACCATCATCTTGATGCCGCGGATATGGCCTTCAACACGGGAAAGCCGGTTGATAATGCGGCGCAGGGATTCCTCATCATGCACATGGGGATGGGCCGCGTGGGCATGGTCAGGCTCTGATGCGTGGTGATGGGACGATTTGGGCAGTTGCGGTGACGCAGACTCAGACGTTGTCATAGGGATGAAGCGGCATATAGAAAGGCGGACATGCAATGCTAGCGGCGGAGTAATGCCAACTAATCGTTACTTCTAGGGTAGCTTGAGATCTCAACTGCTTGACCAATCCTAAGCCTGGCAGACCTTGGCATCCTTCTATGGGGAACATCGAGAAACCCTAGGTGCAACGGTCTACGCCTTGAACCATTCTCCAGGCCATGTCGGCCATAGCTGTTTATTCAGCATTCAGAGTC
This region includes:
- a CDS encoding metal-sensing transcriptional repressor; translated protein: MTTSESASPQLPKSSHHHASEPDHAHAAHPHVHDEESLRRIINRLSRVEGHIRGIKMMVQEGRPCPDVLVQIAAIRGALDRVARIILDEHLTECVGRAAREGNIDTEIEELKAALDRFLP